One Aegilops tauschii subsp. strangulata cultivar AL8/78 chromosome 7, Aet v6.0, whole genome shotgun sequence genomic window carries:
- the LOC109778147 gene encoding uncharacterized protein: MEYIYEHYVESFNDSSDKEDYMDETTMMQAFLADAVHAEEHVLNFKGSIKGHRVFSRNKARGHLTLMDNYFAPDALLAENLAVTFGCEKMTLIPLYHDVRSFDVYFILKKDVIRRIGFSGYQKCTTTLQMLAYGTTADSWNEYPRMSESTCGDAMAGFATFMVEVFGPQYLREPTVANTERLLAMYEARGCAGLIRSLYYMHWRWKNCSKDLQGQYQGHVKQSTIILEAVASHDLWIWHA; the protein is encoded by the coding sequence ATGGAGTACATATATGAGCACTACGTTGAGTCATTCAATGACTCGTCCGACAAGGAGGACTATATGGATGAAACGACGATGATGCAGGCGTTCCTTGCAGACGCGGTGCATGCAGAAGAGCATGTTCTCAATTTCAAGGGATCAATCAAGGGTCATCGAGTGTTCAGTCGGAACAAGGCACGAGGCCATTTAACACTGATGGATAACTACTTTGCCCCCGATGCCCTATTAGCTGAGAATCTTGCCGTCACTTTCGGATGCGAAAAAATGACTTTGATCCCCCTATACCATGATGTTCGGTCCTTTGATGTCTACTTCATCTTGAAGAAGGATGTTATACGAAGAATTGGATTCTCTGGTTACCAGAAGTGCACGACCACATTGCAGATGCTTGCATATGGCACGACCGCTGATTCGTGGAACGAATATCCCCGGATGTCTGAGAGCACATGCGGAGACGCCATGGCCGGATTTGCTACTTTTATGGTCGAGGTGTTTGGACCTCAGTACTTGAGAGAACCAACTGTTGCAAACACCGAAAGGCTCTTGGCAATGTATGAAGCAAGAGGGTGCGCAGGTTTAATCAGATCTCTTTACTACATGCATTGGAGATGGAAGAACTGTTCAAAAGATCTACAAGGGCAATATCAGGGTCATGTTAAGCAGTCCACCATCATTCTTGAAGCAGTTGCATCACATGATCTCTGGATTTGGCATGCCTAG